The DNA window GGCATCCTCCGTCTGCTCGCAGATGGCCACGCGGAGGCCCGAGCGGATGAGCTTGGGCAGGTGGCTGTCGACGGCGTGGTGGGGAAAGCCCGCCATCGGCACGTCGTCGGCTTCGCCGTTGTTGCGCTCGGTGAGCGTGATGCCGAGGAGGCGGCTCACCGTTTTCGCGTCCTCGTCGAACGTCTCGTAGAAGTCGCCCATGCGAAACAGCAGGATCGCCTTGGGGTGGCGCTCCTTGATCGCGTAGTACTGCCGCATGAGGGGCGTGCGCCCCTTGTTGGCCGTCGAAGAATCGGTGTCGGTCTGCGGGGGAGCCATGCAGAACTGGAAGGTCGCGCGTGAAGACAATCGGTCGGGCATTTAACGTATCGGACGCCGGGGCCAGTTACAATGCGCAGCCGCGAGAATGCCACGCGAACGCATGTTAAAATTCGACCCTGTGCGACGAGTGCTCGCTGACCCTCAGCCGGTTTCTTTCCCAAAAAGGTAGAAAAAAGATCAGGAGCAGCCTCCTCCGAGCCGTGAGCCCGCACTGTCTCTACGCAAAAGGGGCTGTTGACACCCGGCGCTCCCGGGAGGACTCGCCACGCATCACCGACGTGCCTGATGCCGCAGTTCCAGAAGATGCTGCAACAAGGCGTTCTTTTTGGCCCGTAACACGGCGTCCACGTTCTCACGTTCAGCCACGGCCCGGTAGAGGTCGGTGTCACGCAGAGCCTCGATGGCCGTCTCCAGGCTCGACACGGCCCGCCGCAACTCGTCTCGTTCGCGGCGCTGTGATCGACGATCCTCGGCCGCCTCTTCCGGAAAGCCCCACTGCTCCAGCGCCGCAGCAATGGCCTGTACAGCCTCGGCGTGCCCGGCCTTGTACGCCGATTCGAGGGCCTGAAAGGTGGCCGCGGCCTGCGCCCGATACGCGTCGGGCACCGCATCCGGATGGCACCGCTTGCTGGCCTGTCGGTAGCGGCGCTTGAGCGTGTCGTGGGATGCCGACCCGACCGTTCTCCGCTCCTCTTGAAATGACTCGTAGGCGCGCTGGGCGTCGTGGTAGGCGTTCCGGTGCTTTGCGCTCCGCATGTGACGCTGCGCGGCCCGCCGCAGGTGCTCCACGCGAAGCCGGAGAACTTTCTCCTCTAGCGGAGCGACCTCTTCCTGATACTGGACGTGTGCCGCATGCAGTTGCCGTTCGAGCTCGGCCTTCTCCCGCTGCCGCTCCGCCAGCCGATGCTGCAAGTCCGTCCGCTGCGCACTCACGTCAATACTGGTGTATGATCTGTGGTACGATTTCTGTTTATAATGCGTTGTGGATCGGACGTTAGAAGGGTGGGGATAGCGGAATGGGCGCCCTTCTCTTGGAACGGAGGCTGGATCCTCTCCGCCTCCGCCCCTACGGGCGAACGCGTCCCGCTCTCGCCCTTCACGTTCTGAATCGAAAGCACAATGTTCAGGGCATGCCGTCCATTGCCCGTGTCCTCCTTGTCCGATCCCTGCTATCATTAAAACCAGTACCGAGAGTTGGAAGATCCAACCTTGGGCGGGTTCGAGCTTACAAGCTTGACCCGTTCCCCCTCCGACCTTCATCTGTTTTCTTCGCAGTCTCTGTTCCTCCATGTACGACAAAATCCTCATTCCCGTCGACCTCTCCTCCACCAATGAAGCCGTCTTCTCGACCGTCCGCGATCTGGGCGACCCCGATCGAACCGATATTATTCTCCTGCACGTCATCGAGACGCTGCAAGACGACGAGCCCGGCGAGATGGACGACTTCTACGAGGAACTGCGTGAAGAGGCCGACGCGAAAATGAAGGACTGGGCCGCTATGATCGCCGAGGACGGCTTTGAGGTGCAGGCGGCCATCACGTACGGTGAGCGCGGCCCTGAAATCACTCGCGCGGCCGACGAAAACGAGGTGGACCTCATCGTCCAGCGCTCGCACAAAGTGAGCCGGGAGGACGCCGAAACCGCCGTGGGCACCGTGAGCCATCAGGTCGCCATCTTTGCGCCGTGCTCTGTGCTGCTGGTTCGTGAGGAGAACAACTAGTTTCGAGTCCCGAACGCCACCGTTGATTGTGCATCTTGCCTCGGACCCTCGGAGAAAATGGCGCGAGATGGAACCAACGGTCATTCCAGAGGGCCTCTCGCCGCAGCCGCTCTCGCTGCTCTAGACCAACCCCGTACACACGACTCCTCGCCTGGGGCGCCGGGCCGTCGTCTGGGAACGGCAGTCCTTCAAAGCAGACGAATGGCCCTCGCCCCTTGAGGACTCTATCAAGCCAGGGTTTTCCACCCCGCCACGATGTCCGTCACCGACTGTACGGTGGCGCCATACACATTCTTGAGGTAGTCAAGTCCTTCCTCGTGCTCCTTTTTCGTAAAGGCGTCGCACCCGTCGGCCACCGCCACGAGGTGGTACCCACGAACGAACGCGTCGGCCGCGGTATGGCGACAGCACATGTGGGTGTGGAGGCCGGTCAGGTAAAGCGTGTCGATGGTTAGGCTCCGAAGAAGTTGGTCGAGCCCCGTGTCGTAGAAGGCCGAGTAGGTACGCTTCTCGAGTACAAAATCGCTCGGACCGGGCGGGAGCTCCGGAATAATCTCGGCCCCCTCCGTCCCCTTCATCGCATGTTCGCCCCACAGGCCAACTTCGACGTCGGGGGCGAGGTGGGCGTCGCTGACGTAGATGACCGGAACGTCAGCGGCGCGGGCCTCGTCGAGCAAGGTTTTGAGAGACGGGATGATGCGCTGGGCGCGCTCACATTCCAGAACACCCGTGACAAAATCGTTCACCATGTCGATGACGAGGACGGCTTCAGAAGGCATGGGGAAAAGGGACAAGGTGAAAAAAGAAGGGGAAGCCTCTTCTACCCCGACTCGGAATTCTCGGCCCCTATTGCCCAGCGAAGTTTCGATGGATTTGCCGTCCGACCGATTGACATAGAGTGCGTCTATGAAGTCGGTCGGTGGGGAATGCCCCCTGATGATCCCGATCGGGACCCGCGAAAAATCACGAATTTGCCCCCCCTCTCCGAGGGCGCTTCTTTCTGTTCGTAGAACCCCCCGACGGACCCAGCCTTGAAGGTCATAGACGGACTCTTAGGCCGGCTGCTGCGTCGTCTCTGCCGTCGTCCCGTTCTCCTGCTCCTGAATCCGCGTGAGCGAGGCCTCCAGCGCATCCGTCGTAATGATCTGCCCCGTCCCGGGCTCCACCTGCCCAAATTCCAGCACGCCGGTCGGGCAGCTCTGCACGCAGGCCGAGCACCGCACACACTCCGGATCCTCCATCGGCTTGCCCTGCTGGGCAAAGTCCATCACGTCGATGCCCTGATGGCAGACGCTCGTACACACGTTGCAGGAGATGCACTTCTTCTTGTCGGCCAGGATGCGGAAGCGGCTGAAGCGGTGGTAG is part of the Salinibacter sp. 10B genome and encodes:
- a CDS encoding isochorismatase family cysteine hydrolase — its product is MPSEAVLVIDMVNDFVTGVLECERAQRIIPSLKTLLDEARAADVPVIYVSDAHLAPDVEVGLWGEHAMKGTEGAEIIPELPPGPSDFVLEKRTYSAFYDTGLDQLLRSLTIDTLYLTGLHTHMCCRHTAADAFVRGYHLVAVADGCDAFTKKEHEEGLDYLKNVYGATVQSVTDIVAGWKTLA
- a CDS encoding universal stress protein; this encodes MYDKILIPVDLSSTNEAVFSTVRDLGDPDRTDIILLHVIETLQDDEPGEMDDFYEELREEADAKMKDWAAMIAEDGFEVQAAITYGERGPEITRAADENEVDLIVQRSHKVSREDAETAVGTVSHQVAIFAPCSVLLVREENN
- a CDS encoding J domain-containing protein translates to MSAQRTDLQHRLAERQREKAELERQLHAAHVQYQEEVAPLEEKVLRLRVEHLRRAAQRHMRSAKHRNAYHDAQRAYESFQEERRTVGSASHDTLKRRYRQASKRCHPDAVPDAYRAQAAATFQALESAYKAGHAEAVQAIAAALEQWGFPEEAAEDRRSQRRERDELRRAVSSLETAIEALRDTDLYRAVAERENVDAVLRAKKNALLQHLLELRHQARR